The window TTTGTGGTCTATTGGCTGGGGCTGTAACTATTACAACTATTGATCAACCGAATATGAGCGATTCTATTGTTATTCACACTCCAAATACAATATAATATGCTTGGTCACCTGACCCGGTCTTCACCTCTCTGCTTAGTCACCGTCTCGACCAATCACCGCTGGCGCCACCGCGTCTTCGGCGATTCTtcctgctctctctctcaattCACCTCCCCCGACCTGCCCTTCATTCACCCTCCCACAGCCAGCAGGGCAAACTGGGCGCCCGATCTGTGTGGTTGCTTTCTCCATCTTTGACGCTCTGTCAGCTACTCGGCTTCCACGTCATCACGGGGGTTAGGGATCGCTGCCACCAGCCAAGATGAGTCTCCGCGACctggtcgagggcgaggcgatgctggatgacgaggagaacGAGGGACAAGCGAATGACGACTACGATGGCGAGGTGCGCGACGGTGCCGGAACCGTCAATCACTACAACGACtcgagcgaggaggatgatgaggaagaggacgacgaggaggctgCTCGCGCGGTGAGCCTAGCTTTCGCCGGTGAATCCCATTGACGGCGCACTGACTTAGAATTGACTCACTAGGTCCGCGAAGGGTTCAttgtcgacgaagatgaagagattgAGGAACGTCGGAGGCGCCGAAGGGACAAGAAGCACAAGCGACCTCGCGAGGAGGAACatctggacgaggaagatctggagCTCATTGGCGAACACGTTCCTGGTCTGAATCGTCAGGCGGCGACCGAGGTAGGTTCAAGCACCGCCCGAGGGATCTGACGAATAGTGTattgactttttttttccccatTCACAGTCCAAGTTCAAGCGTCTGAAACGAGGCAAGGACCGCGACCTTCCCCAACCGTCACAGGGCATCGATGATATCTTCAAttcggacgaggaagaggaggcaCCGCAGTATGATCGACCCGGGCAGCGTCGCGGCATGCGCGACGAGTTTGATGACTTCATCGAGGCAGACACATtctccgacgaggaggcccaACAGGAACGGGACGACCTAGAAGTGGCGGCCCCCGTGCGAAGAGATGTGACCGGGCTGGGTGCCACGGAAGCGGCCGGTTTGGATGAGAATGCTCTTGAAGACATGCGCGCAGCCTTTGGTGATGGCACCGAATACGAGTTCGCTTTGCAGATGGAAGAGCAGGAGGATGAAGACAaggcggaagaagagaggcGCTTGGATCTGAAGGACGTTTTCGAGCCATCCGAGTTGGCTGAAAGGATGCTGACGGAAGAGGATAACGAAATCCGTCTCCAAGATGAGCCCGAACGCCACCAGGTCGCCCGCAAACCATACAAGCATGTGACGCTGTCAGAGGATCAGTTCCGTGAGGAAGCTATTTGGATCTCGAATTTGCTGTTGCTCAAGAAGCGCATGGAGCCCGAGCTGCACGAGCCCTTCCAGCGCTCGGTGGCCAAGATGCTGGAATTTCTGGTCACTGATGATTGGGAAGTGCCGTTCATCTTCCAGCATCGCAAAGACTACATGATCCATGCTGTCAAGGAGTCCGTCAACGGAGCCGACCCGGGTGACGATTCCGCACAGTACAACATCCGCGCTGAGAAGCTGCTGAACATGACGGATCTATGGGACATCTTCGACCATGACCTCAAGTTCCGCGCACTGGTAGACAAGCGCAGTACGATTCAGAAGACCTACGACAGTCTGCAGAACCTGTTCACCGTCAACGATCTTGTTGTGGAGGATCTGTTGATTGCAGCGACATCTATGGAGGAGCTTCAGGATGTGCAAGACTACATTCACTTCCAGTATGCCTCTCAGCTGCGTGATATGGCCACGGTGAATGGAGACACGAATGGAGAGCCGCACCGACGAAAGGCCACAGGTAAGACCTTTTTTGAGCGCGTTCGAAACGCCAAGGCCTACGGTCTGGTGCGTGCCTTTGGCATTACCGCCGATGCTTTCGCACAGAATGCCTCCAAAGAAGGACGTCGGCAATACACTGAGGACCCGAATGATCGTCCGGATGAGCTGGCGGACCAGTTTGTCGACAACGATTTCTCCAACAGCGCGCATGTCATGAAAGCTGCAAAGAACATGTTCGCCGAAGAGCTGGTCTCAAATCCTAAAATGCGGAAAGTGATTCGCCAGGCCTACTACATGAACGGAGTCGTCGATTGCCACCGTACGGAGAAAGGTCTACGCCGGATTGACGAGCAACACCCCTACTATGAATTCAAATATCTGCGGAACCAGCAGCTCAGTGACATTGCTCGTCGCCCTGAGATGTTCTTGCGGATGttgaaggccgaggaggaaggtTTGATGGAGGTTCGCGTGCGCTTCGAGAACTTTGACCAATTCCGCTCGCGTCTGTACTCCGACATCGAGTCGGATAACTACAGTGAGGTCGCCGACGCCTGGAATCGTGCTCGTCGGGATGTGTTGGATCTGGCACTCGGCAAGCTGGAGCGACTGATTAACCGCAGCGTCAAGGAGAACATCCGGCAAGAATGCGAGAACCATGTCGCCAAGGAGTGCCGTGAGGCGTTCTCACAGCGTTTGGATCAGGCCCCTTACAAACCCAAGGGCATGGTGCTGGGTACTGTGCCCCGGGTCCTTGCTCTATCTACCGGATCTGGAGTTGTCGGCCGCGATCCCATCCACTGGGCGTATAccgaggaggatggccgCGTGCTCGAAAACGGCAAGTTTACGGATCTGTCTCTGGGAGATCAAGGTCGTGGCATTAACGACGGTGAGCATGTGGCTGCATTCGTGGATCTGGTGGAACGACGTCGCCCAGATGTGATTGGTGTCTCAGGCATGACACCGGAGACTCGCCGGCTGTACAAGCTCTTGTCCGAGATCATCGACCTGAAGGATCTTCGTGGAGCGCCTTACACAGATGACCGCGATGAAGAGATCAGCGACCCCTTGGAGGTCGTGATCGTTAACGATGAGGTGGCCCGTCTGTATCACAATAGCCCTCGTGCTAGACGTGATAACCCGGGCTTCGGCAGCCTAACTCATTACTGCGTTGCTCTTGGCCGATACCTGCAGAGCCCTCTTAAGGAGTACGCTTCTCTTGGTCGTGACATTATCTCGATTCAGTTCAAACCAGGCCAGCAATTGGTATCACAGGAATTGCTACTGAAGCAGCTGGAAACCGCTTTGGTCGATATGGTGAACCTGGTGGGCGTCGATCTGAACGAGGCTGTAGCCGACAGCGCAACGGCCAATCTTCTCCCGTACGTTTGCGGACTGGGTCCCCGGAAGGCGGCGCACTTGCTCAAGATTGTCAACATGAATGGTGGTGTTGTGAACAATCGCGTGGAACTGCTGGGTGTCAACGCTCAGTACCCAGCCATGGGAGTCAAGGTGTGGAATAACTGCGCCAGCTTTGTCTACATTGATTTTGAGAATGCCGACCCCGATGCCGACCCTCTGGACAACACCCGTGTGCATCCTGAGGACTACGACATTGCACGCAAGATGGCCGCTGACGCattggagctggacgaagaagatatcaAGGCTGAGACGGATGAGAATGGCACCGGTGCGATTGTGCGGAAACTGTTCCGGGAAGAGGCGCAGGACCGTGTCAACGATCTGATCCTCGAAGAGTATGCGGAGCAGCTGGAAAGGAACCTCAACCAACGCAAGCGCGCAACTTTGGAAACGATCCGCGCAGAACTACAACAACCCTATGAGGAGTTGCGCAAGCAGTTTGTCTTCCTCAGCACCGATGACATATTTACCATGCTCACCGGCGAGACCCCTGACTCGCTGACTCCCGGCATGGTGGTGCCCATATCCATCAAGCGGGTGTTTGAAGACCACATCGATGCCAAACTGGACTGTGGTGTCGATGCGCTTGTCGCCGAGACCGAGCTGGGACTGCCCTACGACGTTCCGGTGCGCAACGCCTATGCAATGCACCAGACAGTTCCGGCCAAGATCCTCTTCCTGAATCGAAAGGGTTTTACATGCAATGTATCCCTGCGCGAGGACCAGGTCAGCCACCCGGCTCGTCGTGGCAATGATCATGGCTTTGGCGACTGGGACGAGCTTCAAGAACGAGAGGATCAGGAGTCCCAACAGGAGAAGACGCAGCGTGGTGGCCAGGCGATGCGTGTTATCAAGCATCCGCTTTTCCGACCTTTCAACGCCACACAAGCCGAGGAATTTCTGGGCTCTCAAAGCCCCGGCGATGTCGTTATCCGTCCATCGTCTCGCGGTCCAGATCATCTGGCAGTTACTTGGAAGGTCGCGCAAGGCGTGTACCAACACATCGATGTCCTCGAGCTGGACAAGGAGAACGAGTTCTCGGTTGGCCGCGTTCTCAAGGTTGGGGGTCGGTACACCTACAGCGATTTGGACGACTTGATCGTCAATCACGTCAAGGCGATGGCCAAGAAggtcgacgagatcatgcACAACGAGAAATATCAGGACGGTAGCAAGGCTGAGACCGGTATGTTTGCTCTTTTATCCTTTGGATACACCCACTAACCTCATGGTAGACCAATGGCTCGAAACCTACACGCGGGCCAATCCTCGCCGCTCGGCCTATTCGTTCTGCATCAACCCCAAGTATCCAGGCTATTTCTACCTCTGCTTCAAGGCGGGCGAGCACTCCCGACTCCAGAACTGGCCGGTGAAGGTGATCCCGCAAGGCTACGAGTTGCAGAAAAACCCTTACCCCGACATGCAGGCGCTATGCAACGGCTTCAAGTTGATGTTCACGAACATGCAGGCCAGCCGGCGATAAAGAGGGGAAAATTGTATAGTGCGAGCATCCATTTCTACGCGGGGTGTCAGaaggaagcaaaaaaagaGGGGGCGGGCATTGCATGACTTCGATTCTCTGGCGATTTGTTTTAATTTGATATaccttttctttctttttcttcctttccttccttctttgGTCGTTGGGGACAGGCATACATGTACCATCCGAATCGCAATGGATCGCTATTTCTGGTTCCTCTGTGCCAATGTAGAATTTATTGAACAAATCCACCTCAAAAAGAGCGGTCTTGATCGTTGTATAGCTCTACTCTACTGTTGGAAACTAACCCCGTCGCTGTCACAGGCTTCGGCATAGTATATCCCACCGGCCCTTCGGTAGTCACATTCTTGTTCCGTGCAGACCTGAAATAGAAACCGGTCGAAAATGCAATCAAGAGGGTCTCACAATCCTAGTATGCCTGGAAGATAATATTTATCTAATGGAGTACAGACACGTAGTTCATAGTTCCGTAGCTACAAAAACAAACACCGCGCCAAgcatttcttccttccttccgTCACGCCAGGCATCTCCCGTACATGTGAACTTGCCGttcctcggcctcgggaCATTTGTTGTCcgccttccttcttcctctttctctcgCCATAATAAGATTCCCTCCCAGTTCCCCTCTTTTCGTTCTGTCTTGAATCCATCGGCGGACGCGGAACACAACGGCTGTCCCCCTCGGTGAGGCTGAACGCGCGAAAACAATGGCCGCAatggaggagctggagatccACAGCAAGGTGAGCAGCCAGGTGGCCAACACCGCGGCCTAGATTAACGATGACAGTCTTACTTCGTGCGCTGGATCAATGTCGCCGACCACCATACCATCTCATGGAGCATTCAGCCGCACAAGAAATCCATCaactttgccatcttcaagcATCCCGGCCAGTCCGCCGTGCTGAGCTCCCAGCTGCCCTCCTCCGATTCCCACAGCACCGATTCCAACGAGAACCTGCCTGCAACGAACACCGCCGGATCACGAAATCACCCTCAATCCACGGTCGTTGAGAAGCTGACGGGCATCGGGCTCAAGTCGATCAACTGGATCGGGAAGTGTGAAGCCGACAAGATCACCCAAGGCACTTACGACGTGCCGGAGAGCGAGGGAGGAAATTACGCGCTCGTCTTTGACAACACCTTCTCCAAGACGATCTCCAAAACCGTGAcgctcgtcctcctcacctATCCGACCGGACTGCAGCCTACCAACTCCGCGCCACCCTCCCTCACGCGCTCTCAAACCACCAAGCCCTCCACTGAGTCTCTGAACCAGGCGCGCACTCGGCGACGGGGCAACAGCAAGTCTAAACCGAGCGTGCAACCGCAGGACCCGTCAAATCCGTCCTCCGTCCAAAGTGGACAGCTGCAGAAACGACGTCGCAAGCGAGGTCAGGGCTGGGCGCGTCGGTTCTTTGCGTTGGATTTCACTTCCTGCACTTTGTCATATTACCATGACCGCAACTCGTCCGCGTTGCGAGGAGCTATTCCGCTCTCACTTGCTGCTGTCGCGACTAATGACAAGTCCCGTGAGATTTCCATTGATTCCGGGACCGAGATCTGGCACTTGCGCGCCAGTAACGAGCAAGACTTTGTTGCATGGAAGCGCGCCCTGGAGAAAGCTTCTTCTGGGGCCTCATCCAAGGACAACAAAGCTGCTGTCTCTGGTGTCCCTGAGTTAAGGCTGCGCGCGGCCTCTCAGCCCTTCCAACCCTCTCCGGCAGAGGAGCAAGAATGGTCTCGGGTGGAGGTTCTGGTGAGCCGGGTCTCTGGATCGCGGGATGCGGTGCGCCGACTTGCTAGGAATACAGACCCCAAATACCTCGCATCTCCACTGCCGTCTCCCCTTGAGCATCCTCGTGATCGGTCTCCCAGCCCTCATCCAGCCCCCAGCGAGGGAGCCACTGAAGATGCTGGGGGGACCCGGGAGAAGCGGCCGTTTTGGAAACGCAAGACAAGCACGCAATCTAACTCCAGCGGCAAAAGGCCTCCGCTACTGCccaccagctccagctctTCCCAGCTGACGGTGCCCGGTGCAGACGGAACTGCTAAACCGGCGAGCATAGCTAGCCATGCTGAAGACGTGCACGAGGTCCACGACCACCTACTAGCCGTGTTACGGGATCTCGACAATGCGGTGTCCGAATTTTCCACCTTGATCGCCGAGAGCAAGCAGCGACGGCACCCGCCCTGGGCGATGGCAGCACCCAGGCGAAGCATGGAGTCTGACCTCTCGCAAGAATTCTTTGATGCGACAGACGGTGGTGTTGCGTCTCCGCTCTTGACGATTCAGGACAGTGACGAGGGCGAcgcagccaccgccgcagAGGACGTGTCAGACGATGCACCTTCAGAcagtgacgaggacgagcctGGATCTGCGCGGCCAGATGGCAACAGCGCATCGCCTCTCTTCCCGACAAAGTCCAAGTCTTTGACACCGCTGCCGCTGGACGCCATACAGCGCCGAACGAACATCGCCGCTCCGACCGTCCTGCCACCCAGCTTAATTGGGTTCCTCCGCAAGAACGTTGGCAAGGATCTGTCTACGATCTCGATGCCCGTGTCGGCAAACGAACCGTTGTCACTGCTCCAGCGCGCAGCAGAGATCTTGGAATACTCGTCGCTGCTCGACAAGGCCTCGCAAGCAACAGATGCCGTAGAACGGCTGATATACGTGACCGCATTTGCGGTATCCTCGCTGTCTAGCAACCGAGTTCGCGAGCGAGCCATCCGCAAGCCGTTCAACCCCATGCTCGGCGAGACCTACGAGCTCGTCCGCGAAGACCACGGCTTTCGATTCGTTGCCGAGAAGGTCTCGCACCGACCGGTGCAGCTGGCATATCAAGCCGACAGCCGCGAGTGGAGTCTCGCGCAGTCTCCCAAGCCCAGCCAGAAATTCTGGGGCAAGTCCGCCGAGATCACCACCGAGGGCCGCGTCCGCGTCACCCTCCACGCCACTGGCGAGCACTTCAGCTGGACCCCGTTCACTTCGTTCCTGCGCAATATTATTGCGGGCGAGAAATACGTCGAGCCTGTAGGCGAGCTCGTTGTCGCCAACGAGTCGACGGGCCACCGCTCCATCTCCACCTTCAAGCAGGGCGGAATGTTCTCCGGCCGCAGTGAAGAAGTCTCCACTCGCGCCGTCGACTCCTACAATAAACCGCTGCCCTTGGGTCTCTCCGGGAGCTGGCCCGCCTCGCTCTCGCTCACTCGAGACGGCAACGCCGGCAAAACTATCTGGAACGCGGGATCCCTCGTCCCCAACGCACCAAAACACTACGGTCTCACCGCGTTCGCGGCCACCCTGAACGAAATCACCTCCATCGAAGACAAACACCTCCCACCAACAGACTCCCGTCTGCGTCCTGACCAGCGCGCCCTTGAGGACGGAGACCTCGATCGCGCGGAGGAAGTCAAGgtccagctggaagagggCCAGCGGGCCCGTCGTCGCGAGATGGAGGCGTCCGGCGAGAACTGGATCCCGCGCTGGTTTACGCGGGTCAGCGATGAGTCGGACGGGGAGGACGTTTGGCGTCTGAAGGGTGGGAAGGAGGGCTATTGGGATGAGCGTAGCCGGGGCAATTGGTCAGGCGTTGTTCCTGTTTTTGACAGTTGATTCGTGCTGGTTGTTTCGAGTATATATAGCCGGTTATacgtatatatatacctGGTCTATGTACATTTTTCTGGTATACAGAAAATGGAGGGAAGTGAGGATCTGGCAATGAGTTTTGCATGTGGATGGACGGCATGGCACGGATAGAGGAAGTGTGTTGACTCGGGCTGAATCATCCTCCACTCTACAAATGACTATAAACAAATCATTACTATAAGTATATCTGTTTTTCCAAAGTTGATTTGATTCTGGATGTTTGCATTTATGGCTAGACTCGTGTGTGTGCCGTCGAGTAGAAACAGATAACCAACCGCCCGGACTGAACGCGAAGCAATCATCAGTCTTCGAGACTAACAAAAAGACCAAAGCAACCCATCACATATAAGATATCGTTCGTTCATCGTAAACGCAAGTTTCAGGCCGTATACCTGGTGATatttccttttcctttctgtGCAGGGAAAATCATTCCATAATTCGCAATTCCGCATTTTGTATCCCATCAACTTTCCTTCCGTCTAgtcctcctcatccgagTGGTGCGCAGTCCACCGTTTCGAGTTTCGCATCTTCGCAGCCTTTCTTGCACCCTGCCGATCCGTCGATCCACCCGATCCTTGCTCGGGCATGCGCATCATGACGGGCAGATTATCCAGCACGGCCCGATTCCCTTGGAAATAGTGTTCGGCGAAGCCGCCCTGCAAGATCCGGCGCAGCGCAGACAGCCGTACCCACTTCCACCAACGGTCGATGCTCATGATTCCATGCCGGCCTATCTTGACCGTCAACGTGTGGCCATAGTGCCGGTTGGTGTCATGGTCGATGGCCATGTTGTAGCGGGGTCCGCGGCGCGGGTTTTCAACCGTGGTAAGAATCGAGGCGAAGTTGCTGTGCAGGGATTTCTTGTCTCGTTTGCTGATCCGTTTTGTGTGGATGGTTGCGAGTGATTGAAGCTGGCGTTCTAGTTCGGGGGTGTTGTGGTATGCGTTATAgcgcttcagcagcttcGGGCCTGACGCGTTCACCAGTTGGTGTTCGTCGCTGTCATCACCCGAGTTGTCGCTGTCAGagtcctcgtcgtcctcttgTGGGGTGTAGCTCTTTTCGTAAAGGAGCGCGATATTTTCGCCTGCGGCGATTTGCACGCCC of the Penicillium psychrofluorescens genome assembly, chromosome: 1 genome contains:
- a CDS encoding uncharacterized protein (ID:PFLUO_000790-T1.cds;~source:funannotate), producing MSLRDLVEGEAMLDDEENEGQANDDYDGEVRDGAGTVNHYNDSSEEDDEEEDDEEAARAVREGFIVDEDEEIEERRRRRRDKKHKRPREEEHLDEEDLELIGEHVPGLNRQAATESKFKRLKRGKDRDLPQPSQGIDDIFNSDEEEEAPQYDRPGQRRGMRDEFDDFIEADTFSDEEAQQERDDLEVAAPVRRDVTGLGATEAAGLDENALEDMRAAFGDGTEYEFALQMEEQEDEDKAEEERRLDLKDVFEPSELAERMLTEEDNEIRLQDEPERHQVARKPYKHVTLSEDQFREEAIWISNLLLLKKRMEPELHEPFQRSVAKMLEFLVTDDWEVPFIFQHRKDYMIHAVKESVNGADPGDDSAQYNIRAEKLLNMTDLWDIFDHDLKFRALVDKRSTIQKTYDSLQNLFTVNDLVVEDLLIAATSMEELQDVQDYIHFQYASQLRDMATVNGDTNGEPHRRKATGKTFFERVRNAKAYGLVRAFGITADAFAQNASKEGRRQYTEDPNDRPDELADQFVDNDFSNSAHVMKAAKNMFAEELVSNPKMRKVIRQAYYMNGVVDCHRTEKGLRRIDEQHPYYEFKYLRNQQLSDIARRPEMFLRMLKAEEEGLMEVRVRFENFDQFRSRLYSDIESDNYSEVADAWNRARRDVLDLALGKLERLINRSVKENIRQECENHVAKECREAFSQRLDQAPYKPKGMVLGTVPRVLALSTGSGVVGRDPIHWAYTEEDGRVLENGKFTDLSLGDQGRGINDGEHVAAFVDLVERRRPDVIGVSGMTPETRRLYKLLSEIIDLKDLRGAPYTDDRDEEISDPLEVVIVNDEVARLYHNSPRARRDNPGFGSLTHYCVALGRYLQSPLKEYASLGRDIISIQFKPGQQLVSQELLLKQLETALVDMVNLVGVDLNEAVADSATANLLPYVCGLGPRKAAHLLKIVNMNGGVVNNRVELLGVNAQYPAMGVKVWNNCASFVYIDFENADPDADPLDNTRVHPEDYDIARKMAADALELDEEDIKAETDENGTGAIVRKLFREEAQDRVNDLILEEYAEQLERNLNQRKRATLETIRAELQQPYEELRKQFVFLSTDDIFTMLTGETPDSLTPGMVVPISIKRVFEDHIDAKLDCGVDALVAETELGLPYDVPVRNAYAMHQTVPAKILFLNRKGFTCNVSLREDQVSHPARRGNDHGFGDWDELQEREDQESQQEKTQRGGQAMRVIKHPLFRPFNATQAEEFLGSQSPGDVVIRPSSRGPDHLAVTWKVAQGVYQHIDVLELDKENEFSVGRVLKVGGRYTYSDLDDLIVNHVKAMAKKVDEIMHNEKYQDGSKAETDQWLETYTRANPRRSAYSFCINPKYPGYFYLCFKAGEHSRLQNWPVKVIPQGYELQKNPYPDMQALCNGFKLMFTNMQASRR
- a CDS encoding uncharacterized protein (ID:PFLUO_000791-T1.cds;~source:funannotate); protein product: MAAMEELEIHSKSYFVRWINVADHHTISWSIQPHKKSINFAIFKHPGQSAVLSSQLPSSDSHSTDSNENLPATNTAGSRNHPQSTVVEKLTGIGLKSINWIGKCEADKITQGTYDVPESEGGNYALVFDNTFSKTISKTVTLVLLTYPTGLQPTNSAPPSLTRSQTTKPSTESLNQARTRRRGNSKSKPSVQPQDPSNPSSVQSGQLQKRRRKRGQGWARRFFALDFTSCTLSYYHDRNSSALRGAIPLSLAAVATNDKSREISIDSGTEIWHLRASNEQDFVAWKRALEKASSGASSKDNKAAVSGVPELRLRAASQPFQPSPAEEQEWSRVEVLVSRVSGSRDAVRRLARNTDPKYLASPLPSPLEHPRDRSPSPHPAPSEGATEDAGGTREKRPFWKRKTSTQSNSSGKRPPLLPTSSSSSQLTVPGADGTAKPASIASHAEDVHEVHDHLLAVLRDLDNAVSEFSTLIAESKQRRHPPWAMAAPRRSMESDLSQEFFDATDGGVASPLLTIQDSDEGDAATAAEDVSDDAPSDSDEDEPGSARPDGNSASPLFPTKSKSLTPLPLDAIQRRTNIAAPTVLPPSLIGFLRKNVGKDLSTISMPVSANEPLSLLQRAAEILEYSSLLDKASQATDAVERLIYVTAFAVSSLSSNRVRERAIRKPFNPMLGETYELVREDHGFRFVAEKVSHRPVQLAYQADSREWSLAQSPKPSQKFWGKSAEITTEGRVRVTLHATGEHFSWTPFTSFLRNIIAGEKYVEPVGELVVANESTGHRSISTFKQGGMFSGRSEEVSTRAVDSYNKPLPLGLSGSWPASLSLTRDGNAGKTIWNAGSLVPNAPKHYGLTAFAATLNEITSIEDKHLPPTDSRLRPDQRALEDGDLDRAEEVKVQLEEGQRARRREMEASGENWIPRWFTRVSDESDGEDVWRLKGGKEGYWDERSRGNWSGVVPVFDS